The following are from one region of the Amia ocellicauda isolate fAmiCal2 chromosome 1, fAmiCal2.hap1, whole genome shotgun sequence genome:
- the scaf8 gene encoding SR-related and CTD-associated factor 8, translating to MEAVKAFNGELYSLNEYKPPISKAKMTQITKSAIKAIKFYKHVVQSVEKFIQKCKPEYKVPGLYVIDSIVRQSRHQFGQEKDVFAPRFSKNIINTFQNLYRCPGDDKSKIVRVLNLWQKNNVFKSDIIQPLLDMAAGLPPPSVTPVMASTAAPVNNNTPGTPVTPATPANIMQSLPDSWASQISNTDTIAAVAQILQSPQGQQLQQLVQSLQMQQQKPQPSLLQALDAGLVVQLQALTAQLTAAAAAANTLNPLDQRVSFNKKLLDQFDFGEEPEHTEESKKETPSQLPIVSDSINNSIFHQLAEQLQQQNLEQFHKQLLEHQQHQQQQQQQQQQQQQQQQQQQQQQQQQQQQQQQQQQQQQQQQQQQKSMSMESQDGLFGSENSATPSQGSSQQQLQEPDTKMDDSMDNQQQDMDLDEGPDMEDAEIFEPEEKVTVNTRSRTRSKSRSRSPRKRRSRSRSGSRKRKHRKRSRSRSRERKRKSSRSYSSERRAREREKERQKKGLPPIRSKTLSVCSTTLWVGQVDKKATQQDLTNLFEEFGQIESINMIPPRGCAYICMVHRQDAYRARQKLSTGSYKIGSKVIKIAWALNKGVKQEYKQFWDVDLGVTYIPWEKVKVDDLDGFAEGGMIDQETVNSEWEAARSVESTKENQNPVVTTDTPTMVTTQSDAFTQPVTMLPVQIPVAQGVQAVGLVPPTFPVAMTMPPPGFGPPPPFLRAGFNASQPPPGFMPPPVVPQTAVGSGVQSVPSSLIQPSISATQENVKDSPFGAMIPPGSTIPGGFLSSGIPGAGAFNPIGVQQQHRGSGLLGDKGLQASEKQEGSADTKIIQGMQSDIRSGSISLLGMHPSAALAHSLHPSNLPGQRMPGLLPLELRPGMLPPPPGPRFSLLMQPGLPHQPNNMPPTSMLDPSLQSRARGPFPPVDHFNRTDGTFGRPSNQQGSNVAKPEEGRPAGNESIQQDGDQDYRFPPVEKQGLLRTPVEQREGAGRAPLLEGRDGGRAAPGEGRENLRRESLGGFRSESRWGPPRGDFDERELRGGPVAGPKGFHDDRPGAGGNFRFEGRGGPSWNRGFEPDVHRDFDDRRRPWERQRDRDDRDFDFRREVNGSRFSRDRDHEPWASPVTQPQALKFPEGTGDHQKRDKPLRVNGEETDIKPTPEPEKSEPDPSEKHASPRDVDNEKKEPKEGAEIQPVVEKTETEGT from the exons ttcTACAAGCATGTTGTGCAGAGCGTGGAGAAGTTCATTCAGAAG TGCAAGCCAGAGTACAAGGTGCCAGGGTTGTACGTCATCGACTCCATCGTACGACAGTCACGCCACCAGTTTGGGCAGGAAAAGGATGTGTTCGCCCCGCGGTTCAGCAAGAACATTATCAACACCTTCCAGAATTTATACCGATGTCCTGGTGATGATAAG AGTAAAATCGTGAGGGTGTTAAATCTCTGGCAGAAGAATAATGTTTTCAAGAGCGATATCATTCAGCCCCTGCTGGACATGGCGGCAGGACTACCCCCTCCCAGTGTAACCCCGGTTATGGCCAGTACTGCAGCCCCCGTCAACAACAATACCCCAG GAACTCCTGTGACCCCGGCCACCCCAGCTAACATCATGCAAAGCTTACCGGACTCCTGGGCGTCTCAGATATCCAACACGGATACCATTGCTGCcgtggcacagattctacaaaGTCCCCAGGGTCAACAG CTCCAGCAGTTAGTCCAGAGCCTGCAGATGCAGCAGCAGAAGCCCCAGCCCTCGTTACTCCAGGCCCTGGATGCGGGCCTGGTAGTCCAGCTGCAGGCCCTGACTGCACAACTCActgcagctgcagcagcagcCAACACACTGAACCCCCTGGATCAGAGGGTCTCCTTCAACAAG AAGCTGTTGGACCAGTTTGATTTTGGGGAAGAGCCTGAACACACAGAGGAATCCAAAAAGGAAACGCCGTCCCAACT GCCCATCGTCTCCGATTCCATCAACAACTCCATTTTCCATCAGCTGGCCgagcagctgcagcagcagaACCTCGAGCAGTTCCACAAACAGCTGCTGGAGCACCAGCAACaccaacagcagcaacaacagcagcaacaacagcaacagcaacagcagcagcaacaacaacagcaacagcagcagcagcaacaacaacaacaacagcagcagcagcaacaacaacagcagcagcagcagcagaag AGCATGTCGATGGAGAGCCAGGACGGCCTGTTTGGGTCGGAGAACTCTGCCACGCCCTCGCAGGGAAGCAGCCAGCAGCAGCTCCAAGAGCCTGACACCAAAATGGACGATTCCATGGATAACCAACAGCAG GACATGGATCTCGATGAAGGACCAGATATGGAAGATGCTGAGATTTTTGAGCCAGAAGAGAAGGTGACTGTAAATACAAGGTCAAGGACACGATCCAAATCCCGTTCTAG GTCACCGAGGAAACGAAGGTCCAGGTCTCGGTCGGGCTCGCGCAAACGAAAGCACCGCAAGCGCTCGCGCTCCCGCTCccgggagaggaagaggaagtcgTCGCGGTCATACTCCAGTGAGCGCAGGGCTCGGGAACGAGAGAAGGAGCGACAGAAGAAAGGGCTGCCTCCCATTCGATCAAAAACTCTCAGTG TGTGCAGTACTACTCTGTGGGTTGGGCAGGTGGATAAGAAGGCAACCCAGCAAGACCTAACTAACCTGTTTGAAGAATTTGGACAGATAGAATCCATAAAT ATGATACCTCCTAGGGGTTGTGCATACATATGTATGGTTCACCGACAGGATGCGTATCGCGCTCGTCAGAAACTCAGCACGGGCTCTTACAAGATTGGCTCCAAAGTCATTAAA ATTGCTTGGGCTTTAAACAAGGGCGTGAAACAGGAGTACAAGCAGTTCTGGGATGTGGATCTTGGTGTGACTTACATACCCTGGGAGAAGGTTAAAGTGGATGATCTGGATGGCTTTGCAGAAGGAGGAATGATTGACCAGGAGACTGTCAACAGTG AGTGGGAAGCTGCCCGCAGTGTTGAGTCCACCAAGGAGAACCAGAACCCAGTCGTCACGACGGACACCCCCACGATGGTCACGACCCAGTCGGATGCGTTCACCCAGCCGGTCACCATGCTGCCTGTCCAG ATTCCAGTTGCTCAGGGAGTTCAGGCGGTCGGTCTGGTGCCCCCTACTTTCCCAGTCGCCATGACAATGCCTCCTCCGGGTTTTGGGCCTCCCCCTCCGTTCCTGAGAGCTGGTTTCAACGCCTCACAGCCGCCCCCCG GTTTCATGCCACCTCCCGTCGTTCCTCAGACAGCTGTGGGCTCTGGAGTCCAATCGGTACCATCAT CCTTGATCCAGCCTTCGATTTCAGCCACCCAGGAGAATGTGAAGGACTCTCCTTTTGGAGCCATGATACCCCCGGGCAGCACCATCCCAGGGGGCTTCCTCTCCTCTGGCATCCCAGGGGCTGGCGCCTTCAATCCCATCGGAGTCCAGCAGCAGCATAGAGGCAGCGGCCTGCTAGGTGACAAGGGACTGCAGGCCTCAGAAAAGCAAGAGGGCTCCGCGGATACTAAAATAATTCAAG GAATGCAGAGTGACATTCGAAGTGGCTCCATCAGTCTCCTGGGTATGCACCCATCTGCCGCCCTGGCACACTCTTTGCACCCTTCCAATCTCCCTGGCCAAAGAATGCCTGGATTGTTGCCTTTAGAGCTCCGCCCTGGAATGTTACCCCCGCCTCCCGGCCCGAGGTTCTCCTTGTTGATGCAGCCTGGCCTCCCTCATCAGCCCAACAACATgcctcccacctccatgctggATCCCTCCCTGCAGTCCAGGGCTCGGGGTCCTTTCCCTCCGGTGGACCATTTCAACAGGACCGATGGGACTTTTGGAAGACCGtcaaaccagcagggcagcaaTGTGGCGAAGCCTGAAGAGGGCAGGCCGGCTGGCAATGAGAGTATCCAGCAGGATGGCGACCAGGATTATCGCTTTCCCCCGGTGGAGAAGCAGGGCCTCCTGAGGACCCCTGTGGAGCAGAGGGAGGGTGCTGGCAGAGCCCCTTTGTTAGAGGGGAGGGACGGTGGCCGAGCTGCACCAGGAGAAGGCCGAGAGAACCTCAGAAGGGAGTCCTTGGGAGGCTTCAGGTCCGAGAGCCGTTGGGGTCCCCCCAGAGGAGACTTTGACGAGCGGGAGTTGCGGGGGGGGCCTGTCGCCGGCCCGAAAGGATTTCACGACGACCGGCCAGGCGCTGGCGGGAACTTCCGCTTCGAAGGCCGAGGAGGGCCTTCTTGGAACCGCGGGTTCGAGCCCGACGTCCACCGGGATTTTGACGATCGGCGCCGGCCCTGGGAAAGGCAGAGGGACCGGGACGATAGGGATTTTGATTTCCGCAGGGAGGTGAACGGCAGCCGGTTCAGTCGGGACCGCGACCACGAGCCCTGGGCTTCCCCCGTCACTCAGCCTCAAGCGCTCAAGTTTCCCGAAGGGACAGGCGACCACCAAAAGCGAGACAAACCGCTGCGGGTGAACGGGGAGGAGACGGACATTAAGCCCACCCCGGAGCCAGAGAAGAGCGAGCCCGACCCCTCCGAAAAGCATGCCTCCCCCAGGGATGTAGACAATGAAAAGAAAGAGCCGAAGGAAGGAGCTGAAATACAGCCAGTGGTAGAGAAAACAGAAACTGAGGGGACATAA